A window of bacterium genomic DNA:
TTATGTTGAATTCGTTACCCAAACAGGCCATTATTTCAAGTATCTTTTCACTTTGGAAGCGTTTTAACTTTTCTGTTACTATGTTTTGAAGAGATTCAGGAACATGGTCTTTATAATCAGTTTTAATGTGCCAGAGTTCTCCGTCGAAGGTAATAATTTCGTGTTTAAAATACTCTTTGATTGTTTCTTCTATAAAATAGGGATTTCCGCCACATTTTTCATATAGCCTATGTTTCAAACTTTCAGAACATTTTCCCTGTAGAATTGTTTCTATTAGTTCAAAAGTCTCAGCCTGGGTCAGTTCCTTAAGCTGTAACTCTTCAATCAGCCTTTCCCTTGTGACATGGGAGTAAAATTTTTCAAAGCTTTTGTTTTCCAGCTCTTCTTTTCTAAAAGCGAGAATCAATTTAAGATTTTCTAAGCCTGCGTGTGCAACATAGTATAAAAGTTCAAGGGAAGGGGGATCTACCAGATTCAAGTCGTCTATAAAAGCAACGATCTTGTGGCGTCCAGAAAAGAGGGAAATTAGCTTTACATATGCATCGTAAAATTTGTATCGATCTACATTTTCAGGGATATACCCAAGCTCAGGATAAAGTAAACTTAGGGCTCTTCTTTCACTTTCATCAAGGGATTCTAAGGCGTCCTTGAAGAAGAAGTTGTCAGTTTCTTTAATTTTTTTTAAGATTATTTTGAGGGGGTAGAATGGTGTAGAAAGTTCATCTCTTGAGGGTTTAGCAATTACAATAAGATAATCTTTTAAATTTTTTAGTGCTTCCTTAATCAAAGTAGATTTACCAACTCCTGGCGCACCTGAAACTGCTATTATTGGAACTTCTGATTTACTGATTTTTTCTAAAAGCCACAATAGTTCATTCTTTCTCCCTGCAATAATTGGTGCGGGAATAATTGGAGCTATAGAATCTTCTTCTTGCAAGATGTAGTAAGTCTCTTTTCCACCTTTTTTCGCTTTGAATAGTGCTATTTCCAGTCTGGAAAAGATAGTTTGCCAGTCTGTTCCGTAGGTAGGAACTTCAACGACACCAATGGAGCAAGACACCTTACTTTTTCCGAAATCCTTGTTTTTAAGTTCATTTATTATCCTTTCACAAACGAATTTTGCATTAACCGCTGTTGTATTAGGTAGGATTACAATAAATTCATCGCCACTTAACCTAATCACCGTGTCTGACTCACGCAAGGATTTCACAAGGAATTGGGCAAATTCATACAGCAGTCGGTCGCCTTCTTTGTGACCGTAAAGGTTGTTCACCAGATTGAAATCATCAAGATCTATATAAAGGATTGTGAATTGCCCACCGTATCTTCTTATTTTTTTCAACTCTTGTGAAAAAATAATATCCAGGTAACGCCGATTGTATACCTGAGTAAGCTCGTCTTTTAGACTATCTACAAGATCTAAAAACATACCCTTTCTTATTATAAAGAAAAGTATTATCCCTATTCAAGCGTTAATGTGAGAGTTGCAAAACTTCCTACAAACTCAACTCCGATAATAACTTGGCATATTCTTCTTGAATCCGCGAGGTGATGGAGCTTAGGGGGATTTTTATATTTTCAATTCTATTAACAGGAAGAATATCATAGGTTGTCCCAGCCAGGAATGCACCTTCCAGTTTCTGGATTTCTTGGAGTAATATTGGCCTTTCTTCCACGGTAATTTGTTGCTTTTGGGCAATGTATATTACTTTTTCTCTTGTAATGGACGGTAGAATCTCGTTCGTTGCGGGATAAGTAATCAATTTTCCGTCTAATATCCCAAAGAAGGAGGATGAGGTGCTTTCAGTGATGTAGCCGTTTTTATGAAATAGTGCATCAAAAAATCCCCTTTCTTTTGCTTCAATTTTCGCAAGCACATTGGGTAGAAGCATGGTCGTTTTTATGTCACAGCGCGCCCACCGGATGTCAGGATAAAGTATCACCGAAACTCCTTCTTTAAAGAGTCTTGACGCAAGTGGTTTGAATTCGCTGGTGATTAATATAAGTGTGGGCTTCGTATTTTTTTTCGGTAAATGACTCCTTGGCTCTTTTCCTCTGGTTATCTGCACATATATGGCCGCTTCTTTTTTCTTGAGTTTTTTTAGTGATTTTTTGATTATCTCTTCAAGTTCTTCTTTATCAAGTGGGTAGTTTATTTTCAATTCCTTTAGCCCCCGTTCGAGTCTTGAAAGGTGCTCGTCGAGGAATAAAGGCTTTTCGTTTCTTGCTCTGATCACCTCATAAACGCTGTCGGAAAAGAAAAATCCCCTGTCCTCTACGCTTGAGAGGGGTTTCCTTTTAAATTTTCCGTCAAGAAAATAGACTCTTTTTGCCATAAGAAAATTTTACTGAATGTTTTATGAATATGCCAGAACAACCGATAATTCTTGACCTTACACGTAAAAAGTTATATACTGAAAGCATATGGGAGGTGAGAAAATGTCTACTATTTTGACTGGTACATTTAGATTGAAAGTAGGACTTGCTGAAATGTTAAAGGGTGGGGTCATAATGGATGTAACCTCTGCCGAACAGGCTAAGATTGCAGAGCAGGCAGGGGCTGTCGCTGTTATGGCTCTGGAAAGAGTACCTGCAGACATAAGGAAAGAAGGCGGGGTTGCCAGAATGGCAGACCCTGAAAAGATAATAGAAATTATGGAAGCGGTTTCCATTCCCGTTATGGCAAAGGTTAGAATTGGACATTTTGTTGAGGCCCAGATTCTTGAAGCCCTTGGGGTTGATTTCATTGACGAGAGTGAAGTCTTAACCCCTGCTGATGAGGAATACCATATTAACAAACACGTTTTCAAAGTGCCTTTTGTTTGCGGTGCCAGAGACCTTGGTGAGGCATTAAGAAGGATTGCCGAAGGTGCTGCAATGATTAGAACAAAAGGTGAGGCAGGTACTGGCAACGTAGTGGAAGCGGTCCGACATATGAGGAAGATTCAATCAGAGATTAAGAGATTAACAACACTTGGAGAAGAAGAGCTGGTTACCGAGGCTAAAAAGCTTGGTGCTCCTTACGAACTGGTAAAATATGTGCGCGATCACGGTAAATTGCCTGTTCCGAATTTTGCTGCAGGTGGTATCGCCACGCCCGCTGATGCGGCTCTTATGATGCAGCTTGGCGCAGAAGCAGTATTTGTTGGTAGTGGGATTTTCAAGTCTGAAAACCCAGAGGAGAGGGCAAGGGCAATTGTTGATGCTGTTACC
This region includes:
- a CDS encoding aminotransferase class IV — its product is MAKRVYFLDGKFKRKPLSSVEDRGFFFSDSVYEVIRARNEKPLFLDEHLSRLERGLKELKINYPLDKEELEEIIKKSLKKLKKKEAAIYVQITRGKEPRSHLPKKNTKPTLILITSEFKPLASRLFKEGVSVILYPDIRWARCDIKTTMLLPNVLAKIEAKERGFFDALFHKNGYITESTSSSFFGILDGKLITYPATNEILPSITREKVIYIAQKQQITVEERPILLQEIQKLEGAFLAGTTYDILPVNRIENIKIPLSSITSRIQEEYAKLLSELSL
- the pdxS gene encoding pyridoxal 5'-phosphate synthase lyase subunit PdxS yields the protein MSTILTGTFRLKVGLAEMLKGGVIMDVTSAEQAKIAEQAGAVAVMALERVPADIRKEGGVARMADPEKIIEIMEAVSIPVMAKVRIGHFVEAQILEALGVDFIDESEVLTPADEEYHINKHVFKVPFVCGARDLGEALRRIAEGAAMIRTKGEAGTGNVVEAVRHMRKIQSEIKRLTTLGEEELVTEAKKLGAPYELVKYVRDHGKLPVPNFAAGGIATPADAALMMQLGAEAVFVGSGIFKSENPEERARAIVDAVTYYDDPEILARISRGLGEPMRGIDVSKLSQEELLQTRGW